In Nostoc sp. GT001, a genomic segment contains:
- a CDS encoding phosphodiester glycosidase family protein, with product MRKIKLLALILISLAMVLWFNLRFSTPSIPTIAASPPKTIRYFDRTLPQSIAHIVLIPVNSKFLVTPAISQKVATVEEFAQKHQAVAILNAGFFDPANQKTTSYVVRQGKLIADPKENDRLVNNPNLKSYLGQIFNRTEFRRYLCGQTSRYSIAIHSQSPPAGCQLADAIGAGPRLLPELTLEKEGFVDNANKRDALGSNQPNARTAVGITRDGSVILVMVAQKPSASANSGISLPALADLMKTLGASQAMNLDGGSSSSLYYKGKTFYGKVDLEGNSIKRPVKSVLLVQEK from the coding sequence GTGAGAAAAATCAAACTACTGGCTTTGATATTAATTAGTTTGGCAATGGTGTTGTGGTTTAATTTGCGTTTTTCAACACCTTCGATACCCACTATTGCGGCTTCACCACCAAAAACTATCCGCTACTTCGATCGCACTTTGCCCCAAAGCATCGCTCACATCGTGTTGATTCCAGTTAATAGCAAATTTTTGGTGACTCCTGCAATATCACAAAAGGTAGCCACTGTAGAGGAATTTGCCCAAAAGCATCAAGCCGTGGCTATTTTGAACGCAGGCTTTTTTGACCCAGCCAACCAAAAAACTACATCTTATGTTGTCCGACAAGGAAAGTTGATAGCCGATCCCAAGGAAAACGATCGCCTGGTGAACAATCCCAACTTAAAATCTTATTTGGGTCAAATATTCAATCGCACAGAATTCCGTCGCTATTTATGCGGGCAAACTAGCCGCTATTCCATTGCCATACACAGTCAGTCACCACCAGCAGGTTGTCAGTTAGCTGATGCAATAGGTGCTGGCCCACGCCTATTACCAGAACTCACCTTAGAAAAAGAGGGTTTTGTAGATAATGCCAATAAACGAGATGCACTTGGCAGCAACCAACCCAATGCCAGAACTGCTGTAGGTATCACCCGTGATGGCAGCGTTATTTTAGTTATGGTGGCTCAAAAACCCTCGGCTTCGGCGAACTCTGGAATCTCTTTGCCAGCATTAGCTGATTTGATGAAAACTCTTGGTGCCAGTCAAGCGATGAATCTGGATGGGGGAAGTTCGTCTTCGCTTTATTACAAGGGGAAAACCTTTTACGGGAAGGTTGATTTGGAGGGAAATTCTATCAAGCGTCCTGTGAAGTCAGTTTTGCTGGTTCAGGAAAAGTAG
- a CDS encoding sigma-70 family RNA polymerase sigma factor, with protein MFSTFVELEGDRFSKWLIDIKLHRNIQNCLESSPFVPNSENFWALYWHKCWREESNSLARMHLSAYLQEPNYWAAKKTIAKFTNSQHSLADYFQMANAEIETILKNFNLEKCSSLKAYATMAVPSRLKDILRQRKEADICTNWALLRKVSKKQLLEALAQAGLSPILIAQYRLAWTCFKELYVQNQPGGTKSLPEPEPQLWEAIVSLYNHERQNQLTQPTPESTREKIEQWLTQAAIYVRGYLYPPVSSLNLAILEDDSTTTFDLPDSSSDSLIAQMIAQEDAQNQQNQQSQIEDVLLKKLQTLEVKTQEILKLYYQQGLTQPQIVEHLQISQPTVSRRLLKARESMLKALIQWSQDTLNISVTSNLVNDMSTALEEWLKVKYGESR; from the coding sequence ATGTTCTCAACCTTCGTTGAGTTGGAAGGAGACAGATTCAGCAAATGGTTGATTGATATCAAACTGCATCGAAATATTCAAAATTGTTTGGAGTCTTCACCATTCGTCCCTAACTCAGAAAATTTTTGGGCGTTATATTGGCACAAGTGCTGGCGAGAGGAATCTAATAGCCTTGCTAGAATGCATTTATCTGCTTATTTACAGGAACCAAATTATTGGGCTGCGAAAAAAACAATTGCCAAATTTACAAATAGTCAACATAGCCTAGCAGATTATTTTCAAATGGCGAATGCTGAAATTGAAACAATTCTCAAAAATTTTAATCTAGAAAAATGCTCTAGCTTAAAAGCCTATGCTACTATGGCAGTTCCCAGTCGGCTAAAAGATATTTTACGCCAACGCAAAGAAGCTGATATTTGCACAAATTGGGCATTGTTACGCAAAGTCAGCAAAAAGCAGTTATTAGAAGCTCTTGCTCAAGCTGGATTATCACCGATTCTAATTGCCCAATATCGATTAGCCTGGACTTGTTTCAAAGAACTGTATGTTCAAAACCAACCAGGTGGCACAAAGTCTCTACCAGAACCAGAACCTCAACTTTGGGAAGCTATTGTCAGCCTCTACAACCACGAACGCCAAAATCAGTTAACTCAACCTACTCCAGAATCCACGAGAGAGAAAATTGAACAGTGGCTAACCCAGGCAGCTATCTACGTGCGTGGTTATCTGTATCCACCTGTTAGTTCTTTAAATTTAGCAATATTAGAAGATGACTCCACAACAACTTTTGATTTGCCAGATTCATCCTCTGACTCATTAATTGCTCAGATGATAGCCCAAGAAGATGCCCAAAATCAACAAAATCAACAATCTCAGATTGAAGATGTTTTGTTAAAAAAATTACAAACACTTGAGGTAAAAACTCAGGAAATACTTAAACTTTACTACCAACAGGGGTTAACTCAGCCACAGATTGTAGAACACCTACAAATTAGTCAGCCTACTGTTTCTCGCCGACTGCTCAAAGCTAGAGAATCAATGCTGAAAGCATTGATCCAATGGAGTCAAGATACGCTTAATATTTCTGTGACTTCCAACCTAGTTAATGATATGAGTACCGCTTTGGAAGAATGGTTGAAAGTTAAGTATGGGGAATCTCGCTGA
- a CDS encoding DUF1822 family protein gives MTSAFTEPQELLLKISPSLQTSSWQESQMYATLSSRWRAYMNQICLHGFLNWVKAEYVPEASIWHSSPGIPAFWEFVNGTAILLNQKRVVLIPSEAIDDSELEVPQEWVDIPSWAADYYLAVQVTPDGEWVRIWGYITHQKLKSLADYDQVDRTYCIDAQHLIKDLNAFWITYQFCGTEEMKGAIAPLPELSNVQAENLVQRLGNSSVTFPRLAVPFTTWGVLLENEQWRQRLYQERLQYLQQAAPTQFSQVQVNLSRWLEEIYDASWQAIETFFEPNSSSLAFNFRTSSGLNTAAIKRAKLIDLGIEIEAQKVILLIALIPEVKQQVRIRVQLHPACNQPYLPNTIKLGLLSDRGEILQQVQARVQDIYVQLKLFDGEVGECFSIQIDLNNSQITENFII, from the coding sequence ATGACTTCCGCTTTTACAGAACCGCAGGAACTATTGTTAAAAATATCACCATCATTACAGACAAGTTCTTGGCAAGAAAGCCAAATGTACGCCACACTTAGCAGTCGTTGGCGTGCTTACATGAATCAAATTTGCCTTCATGGGTTTTTAAATTGGGTAAAAGCTGAATATGTTCCAGAAGCAAGTATCTGGCACAGTTCCCCTGGTATTCCTGCTTTTTGGGAATTTGTCAATGGCACAGCAATTTTGTTAAACCAAAAGCGAGTCGTTTTAATTCCTAGTGAGGCAATTGATGATAGCGAGTTAGAAGTTCCTCAAGAATGGGTAGACATTCCCAGTTGGGCAGCAGACTATTATTTAGCAGTGCAAGTCACACCAGATGGCGAGTGGGTAAGAATTTGGGGCTACATAACCCATCAAAAACTTAAATCACTAGCAGATTATGACCAAGTAGATAGGACTTATTGTATAGATGCACAGCACTTAATTAAAGACCTTAATGCTTTTTGGATAACCTACCAATTTTGTGGAACAGAGGAGATGAAAGGTGCGATCGCTCCACTACCAGAATTATCGAATGTTCAAGCAGAAAATCTTGTTCAACGATTAGGTAATTCCTCTGTAACATTTCCGAGACTTGCAGTGCCATTTACAACCTGGGGAGTGCTACTAGAAAATGAGCAGTGGCGGCAGCGTTTGTACCAAGAAAGGCTGCAATATCTACAACAGGCTGCACCTACACAATTTTCACAAGTACAAGTGAATCTCAGTCGTTGGCTGGAGGAGATTTACGATGCTTCTTGGCAAGCTATAGAAACTTTTTTTGAGCCAAACTCCAGTAGCCTAGCTTTTAATTTCCGTACTTCTTCCGGGTTAAATACTGCCGCTATCAAACGCGCCAAGTTGATTGACTTGGGAATAGAAATAGAGGCTCAAAAAGTTATTTTATTAATTGCCTTAATACCAGAAGTTAAGCAACAAGTTAGGATTCGCGTGCAGCTACATCCAGCTTGTAATCAACCTTACCTACCTAATACGATCAAGCTAGGTTTACTTTCAGATCGAGGGGAAATACTTCAACAAGTACAAGCAAGAGTTCAAGATATTTATGTTCAGTTGAAACTCTTTGATGGGGAAGTGGGAGAATGTTTCAGCATCCAGATCGATCTGAATAATTCTCAAATAACAGAAAATTTCATAATTTAG
- a CDS encoding transposase family protein, whose protein sequence is MNLIEAIQGVPDYRHARGIRHRLWIILTIVLLGSCTGYWGYKPLAEFTKNHRLSLIKLLDLSPDIQFPSASTFRNIMMSIDFQILAELFNVWAEKSLPINFKELFAIDGKCIKSTVTGGNQSYQNFVSIVSVFSL, encoded by the coding sequence ATGAATTTAATCGAAGCAATCCAAGGGGTTCCCGATTATCGACATGCTAGAGGTATTAGACATAGACTTTGGATAATACTAACTATAGTTTTGTTAGGTAGTTGTACAGGATATTGGGGGTATAAACCTTTAGCTGAGTTCACAAAAAATCATCGATTATCTCTAATCAAATTATTAGATTTATCTCCAGATATTCAATTTCCGTCAGCATCAACATTCAGAAATATTATGATGTCAATTGATTTTCAGATATTAGCTGAACTGTTTAACGTCTGGGCAGAAAAGAGTTTGCCAATTAATTTCAAAGAATTATTTGCCATCGATGGGAAATGTATTAAAAGTACTGTAACCGGGGGAAATCAATCCTATCAAAACTTTGTGAGTATCGTTTCAGTTTTCAGTTTATAG
- a CDS encoding CHASE2 domain-containing protein, which yields MSKLVVFSFLGGDLNQGFPVVTAQLWCHNQFVPVKLTGSLPPAPELSELYRRWQLLYAAVHQRLGSHQRIKVHSQDITNISINDFDEVCQQLQVNINTWLRFESFQNIEGKLRTLLSRHDEIRVIIETNIVLLHRLPWHLWHFFEDYPKAELALSNHEYESPQLLQKSPTGKVKILAILGNRVGIDIEKDASLLQGLTDAQTTFLIQPTRQILDKYLWNQDWDILFFAGHSNSLADGEIGEICINQTEILTILQLRNGLKAAIRRGLKLAIFNSCDGIGLGRNLADLNIPQMIVMREGVPDLIAQEFLKNFLTAFADSKPFYLAVREARERLQGLENEFPCASWLPVICQNPTTVPITWQELRGNFGNTKFVGKVSTKGKIATPKLKLWTVLLSTLIVAISTLGLRYLGIFEKIELQSFDQMLRLRPKEDPDSRLIIVEITEKDIQSRQETTKGLKSISDRTLAQLLNKLQKYQPRVVGLDIYRDFADPQNKSNLIQLPTELNKDNVVVVCKSRDSKYDPQGVKPPKDVPVGRQGFTDAIKDPDGIVRRQILMMAQEPSSTCTTPYSLSLQLVARYLSYENIQPKFNQDYVQFGSKVFKRLKPSRSGGYQQRVDLGGNQILVNYRNTDYQRVSLNDVLSDKFDRKSLKDKLVLIGVTANTVSDTWSTPYSTAQQDYQEISGIFIQAQMVSQVLSAVLDQRPILWVLPYWGDILWICGWSIVGNLIIWRMRSLSHQRCAIFVTVVILYGVCAIALLKQGLWLPFIPSAFALVLSGVLVIFIQNRREFSTTPQSLDNSGEEVN from the coding sequence ATGAGTAAGCTAGTTGTCTTCAGCTTCTTGGGAGGAGATTTAAATCAAGGATTTCCTGTTGTCACGGCTCAACTTTGGTGTCATAACCAATTTGTACCTGTGAAATTAACAGGGAGTCTACCACCAGCACCAGAACTAAGCGAACTCTACCGCAGATGGCAGTTACTTTACGCAGCAGTTCATCAACGCCTGGGTAGCCATCAACGGATAAAAGTACATTCACAAGATATAACCAATATTTCTATCAATGACTTCGATGAAGTGTGTCAACAGCTACAAGTGAATATTAATACTTGGTTGAGATTTGAGTCATTTCAGAATATTGAAGGCAAGTTGCGAACTCTACTCAGTCGTCATGATGAAATTAGAGTAATTATTGAAACAAATATAGTTCTACTGCATCGTTTGCCTTGGCATCTGTGGCATTTTTTTGAAGATTACCCGAAAGCGGAATTAGCTTTGAGCAATCATGAGTATGAATCTCCTCAGCTATTACAAAAATCTCCTACAGGTAAAGTCAAAATTTTAGCAATTCTAGGCAATAGGGTTGGTATTGATATTGAGAAAGATGCCTCTTTGTTACAAGGTTTGACAGATGCCCAAACCACCTTTCTTATACAACCAACACGGCAAATACTTGACAAGTATTTATGGAATCAGGATTGGGATATTCTATTTTTTGCCGGACATAGCAATAGTCTCGCTGACGGAGAAATTGGGGAAATTTGCATCAATCAAACAGAAATTTTAACAATTTTGCAGTTAAGAAATGGACTTAAGGCAGCAATTAGACGCGGTTTGAAACTGGCAATTTTCAATTCTTGTGACGGAATTGGTTTAGGAAGAAACTTAGCTGATTTAAACATTCCCCAAATGATTGTAATGCGGGAAGGAGTGCCAGATTTAATAGCACAGGAATTTTTAAAAAACTTTCTTACCGCCTTTGCGGATAGCAAACCATTTTACTTAGCTGTGCGAGAAGCGCGAGAAAGACTTCAAGGATTGGAAAATGAATTTCCTTGTGCCAGTTGGTTGCCAGTTATCTGTCAAAATCCCACAACTGTTCCTATTACGTGGCAAGAACTGCGTGGTAATTTTGGTAATACTAAATTTGTGGGTAAAGTTTCAACAAAAGGTAAAATTGCGACACCAAAACTCAAACTTTGGACTGTACTACTTAGTACTTTGATTGTGGCTATTTCAACATTAGGTTTGAGATACTTGGGAATCTTTGAGAAAATCGAACTGCAAAGTTTCGATCAAATGCTACGGTTGCGACCCAAGGAAGACCCAGATTCAAGGTTGATAATTGTAGAAATTACTGAAAAAGATATTCAATCACGACAAGAGACTACCAAAGGACTGAAATCTATTTCGGATAGGACGTTGGCTCAATTGCTTAATAAATTACAAAAGTATCAACCGCGAGTTGTTGGACTGGATATTTATAGAGACTTCGCTGACCCCCAAAATAAATCAAATCTAATACAACTTCCGACTGAACTTAATAAAGATAATGTTGTTGTTGTCTGCAAAAGCCGCGATAGTAAATATGACCCCCAAGGTGTTAAACCTCCGAAAGATGTACCTGTAGGGCGTCAGGGTTTTACTGATGCAATTAAAGACCCAGATGGTATCGTCCGTCGGCAAATTTTGATGATGGCACAAGAGCCTTCTTCGACTTGTACAACGCCTTATTCGCTCTCGTTGCAACTAGTTGCTCGTTACTTATCTTACGAAAATATTCAACCTAAATTTAATCAAGATTATGTACAGTTTGGCTCTAAAGTATTTAAACGCTTAAAACCTAGCCGCAGTGGTGGCTATCAACAACGAGTTGATTTAGGTGGTAATCAAATACTTGTCAATTATCGTAATACAGATTATCAGAGAGTTTCCCTTAATGATGTACTAAGTGATAAATTTGATCGTAAATCTCTGAAAGATAAGCTAGTTCTCATTGGAGTGACAGCTAATACAGTCAGCGATACTTGGTCAACTCCCTACAGTACTGCACAGCAAGATTACCAAGAAATATCAGGGATATTTATACAAGCACAAATGGTTAGTCAAGTTTTGAGTGCAGTTTTAGACCAACGTCCAATTCTTTGGGTTTTGCCTTACTGGGGCGATATTCTCTGGATATGCGGTTGGTCTATAGTTGGGAACCTGATTATTTGGCGGATGCGATCGCTCTCACATCAGAGATGCGCTATCTTTGTAACAGTTGTCATATTATATGGAGTTTGTGCGATCGCTCTTTTAAAACAAGGGCTATGGTTGCCATTTATTCCTTCTGCCTTTGCCCTGGTTTTAAGCGGTGTTTTAGTTATATTTATTCAAAATCGCCGAGAATTTTCCACTACTCCACAATCATTAGATAACAGTGGCGAAGAGGTCAATTAA
- a CDS encoding HlyD family efflux transporter periplasmic adaptor subunit codes for MISNPQTNFLPLVQDNEFLPPISRWTTFGGLFIVFALALAVPVAAVVKYKVTVKGQAVIRPAGELPIVQAATEGQVMQIYVKENQTLQKGDKIATIDDSRLQTKKNQLQTNIQQAKLQLIQTVPQINAINSQIRAESDRTNRNIASAKAELQGRDRAHQDKKITSITELQEASANVKMAQEELYAGEAQLQSALANLHATEAALGAATSKQNRYDSAAKQGALSRDQLEEVQLAVKQQQQAVQAQKATYKAQEKTNERLKQAVNGAIAKRDRAQAALNPSNAEVAMATERIAEEKASGEVNKASLERELQVLLKQKIEIEKQLERDTSEFKQVEIDLKQTTITATADGIISKLNLRNPGQTLRAGEEVVQIVPSHAPLVIKAAVGSQEKGKIKVGQKVQMRVTACPYPDYGTLNGQVKAISPDAVSSQKNDADADTNSIPKATAVGAFYEVTIEPEKLALGRNTKKCQIQLGMDGRVDIITREETVLQFVLRKARLITDL; via the coding sequence ATGATTAGTAACCCTCAAACAAATTTTTTACCCTTAGTTCAAGACAACGAGTTTCTCCCACCAATTAGTCGTTGGACTACATTTGGCGGACTATTTATCGTGTTTGCCTTGGCGTTAGCTGTCCCTGTGGCTGCGGTGGTTAAATATAAAGTTACGGTCAAAGGACAAGCGGTTATTCGTCCTGCGGGTGAATTGCCAATTGTACAGGCGGCGACAGAAGGACAGGTAATGCAGATTTACGTCAAAGAAAATCAAACGCTGCAAAAAGGAGATAAAATTGCCACTATTGATGATTCTCGACTGCAAACTAAAAAAAACCAGTTGCAAACCAATATTCAACAAGCTAAGTTACAACTAATTCAAACTGTTCCGCAAATAAATGCAATAAATAGTCAAATTCGAGCCGAAAGCGATCGCACTAATCGGAATATCGCCTCTGCTAAAGCAGAATTGCAGGGACGCGATCGCGCTCATCAAGACAAAAAAATTACTAGTATCACTGAACTTCAAGAAGCATCAGCCAATGTCAAAATGGCTCAAGAAGAATTATATGCAGGGGAAGCACAGTTACAATCAGCACTAGCTAATCTCCACGCGACTGAGGCGGCTTTAGGAGCAGCGACATCAAAGCAGAACCGATATGACAGCGCCGCTAAACAAGGGGCATTATCGCGCGATCAACTTGAAGAAGTACAGTTGGCTGTCAAACAGCAACAACAAGCTGTACAGGCGCAAAAAGCAACTTATAAAGCCCAAGAAAAAACAAATGAACGGCTAAAACAAGCTGTGAATGGGGCTATTGCTAAACGCGATCGCGCTCAAGCAGCTCTCAATCCCAGCAATGCAGAGGTAGCAATGGCGACTGAACGCATTGCTGAAGAAAAAGCCTCTGGGGAAGTGAATAAAGCATCCTTAGAAAGAGAACTTCAAGTACTTCTCAAACAGAAAATTGAAATTGAAAAACAATTAGAGCGCGATACTAGCGAATTTAAGCAAGTTGAAATTGACCTGAAGCAAACTACTATTACCGCTACAGCAGACGGGATTATTTCCAAGCTAAATTTGAGAAACCCCGGTCAAACTCTCCGTGCTGGGGAGGAAGTTGTGCAAATTGTTCCCAGTCATGCACCTTTAGTTATCAAAGCAGCTGTTGGTTCTCAAGAAAAAGGTAAGATAAAAGTCGGTCAAAAGGTGCAAATGCGAGTCACAGCTTGTCCTTATCCTGATTACGGTACTCTCAATGGCCAAGTAAAAGCGATTTCCCCTGATGCTGTTAGTTCGCAAAAAAACGATGCTGATGCTGATACAAACTCTATCCCAAAAGCAACTGCTGTAGGTGCTTTTTACGAAGTCACAATTGAACCAGAGAAACTTGCTTTAGGTCGCAATACAAAAAAATGTCAAATTCAATTGGGTATGGATGGCAGAGTTGATATTATTACCCGTGAAGAAACTGTACTGCAATTTGTGCTCCGCAAGGCGAGGTTAATCACGGATTTATGA
- a CDS encoding beta/gamma crystallin-related protein, which produces MKQNYFEAISSIKELNDEDAATYSGGIAFTGGNNPDVILYTDEGFNGRNLGVNASGSDGVPYVGDDFNDLTSSIAIIRGTWAFYRDLNFTTYQTTLGPGLYSSLPGGIANDSLSSLFRVG; this is translated from the coding sequence ATGAAACAGAACTACTTTGAAGCAATTTCTAGCATCAAGGAACTTAATGATGAAGATGCTGCTACCTATAGTGGTGGTATCGCCTTTACTGGGGGCAACAACCCAGATGTAATTTTGTATACAGATGAAGGGTTCAACGGCCGTAATCTGGGGGTTAATGCATCAGGAAGTGATGGTGTTCCCTACGTTGGTGATGATTTCAACGATCTAACCTCATCTATTGCCATTATTCGGGGTACATGGGCGTTCTATAGAGACCTCAACTTTACGACGTATCAGACCACTCTCGGACCAGGACTATACTCTAGTCTCCCAGGGGGTATTGCAAACGATAGTCTAAGTTCCCTCTTTCGTGTAGGATAG
- a CDS encoding peptidase domain-containing ABC transporter, which yields MKYHSVLQHNEEDCGAASLATVAKYYGRTFALNRVREAVGTGSRGTTLLGLRRGAETLGFHARQVQATAQLIEKLNEVPLPAIIHWKGYHWVVFYGLKGKKCIISDPAFGIRYLSLKELMAGWSDGVMLLLMPDDSRFYQQSEDQIGGFGRFIARILPYRNLLIQAIAINFAIGLLSLASPLMMQLLTDDVLVRGDTQLLTTVAIGVIAMNLIQNAIGLVQSHLIGHFGQRLQYGLILEYGRKLLRLPLSYFEARRSGEVVSRIADVHTINNLVSQIVLGLPSQFFVALVSLGFMLFYSWELTLASVAAFIIVTGVNLLFLPALRQKTRSLIVKGTENQGFLVETFRGVQVLKTTQATPQAWQEYQTNFGRIANLGWTTMKLGLYSSTVTSILSKLTSIGILWFGSSLVINQTLSIGQLLAYSGMSGSFLGFLSSVVGLIDQFITAQIVVQRLTEVIDSTPEDENDFKKPWAEIPGNADIICSQVNFHHAGRTDLLENFSLIIPGGKVIALIGQSGCGKSSLGKLITGLYQVQSGNIRYGLYNQQDLSLECLRQQVVLVPQEPHFWSRSIVENFHFSYPNINFEQIVKACQIAGADEFISKLPDKYQTVLGEFGANLSGGQRQRLAIARAIVTDPPILILDESTGALDPVSETQVLDRLLAHRQGKTTIMISHRPQVIKRANWIVLLENGHIKTQGTPEELRHIPGEHLSFIDEIYPSNNGLKSSLVIRN from the coding sequence ATGAAATACCACAGCGTACTGCAACACAATGAAGAAGATTGCGGTGCTGCAAGCCTTGCGACAGTTGCCAAATATTACGGACGTACCTTTGCCCTCAACCGGGTGCGAGAAGCAGTAGGCACAGGTTCGCGGGGAACCACCTTGCTAGGTTTGAGACGGGGAGCAGAAACTCTGGGATTCCATGCTCGTCAAGTCCAAGCCACCGCACAACTAATAGAGAAATTAAATGAAGTTCCCTTACCCGCGATCATTCACTGGAAAGGCTACCACTGGGTGGTCTTTTACGGGCTAAAAGGGAAAAAATGTATTATCTCTGACCCAGCATTTGGTATCCGTTATCTCAGCTTAAAAGAGTTAATGGCGGGTTGGAGTGATGGTGTGATGCTGCTGCTAATGCCAGATGACAGCCGCTTCTATCAGCAATCAGAAGATCAAATTGGCGGTTTTGGGCGCTTCATTGCCCGGATATTACCCTATCGTAACCTTCTGATTCAGGCGATCGCTATTAACTTTGCGATCGGGCTGTTGTCCCTGGCTTCCCCTTTAATGATGCAACTCCTCACCGATGACGTGCTAGTGCGGGGAGATACCCAACTGCTGACAACGGTGGCAATTGGCGTCATTGCCATGAACCTAATTCAAAATGCCATTGGTTTGGTACAATCTCACCTGATTGGTCATTTTGGTCAACGGTTGCAATACGGGCTAATTCTAGAATACGGGCGAAAACTGTTGCGCTTACCCCTATCATATTTTGAAGCACGTCGCAGTGGAGAAGTCGTTAGCCGGATTGCAGATGTTCATACCATCAATAATCTCGTTTCTCAAATTGTCCTTGGTTTACCCAGTCAATTTTTTGTGGCTCTGGTATCCTTGGGTTTCATGCTTTTCTATAGTTGGGAACTTACTCTAGCTTCCGTCGCCGCCTTTATTATTGTCACAGGAGTCAACCTGCTTTTTCTTCCCGCCTTGCGCCAAAAAACCCGCAGCCTCATCGTTAAAGGTACGGAAAATCAAGGCTTCTTAGTCGAAACTTTTCGCGGTGTTCAAGTCCTCAAAACCACCCAAGCGACTCCGCAAGCTTGGCAAGAGTATCAGACAAATTTTGGTCGCATTGCAAACTTAGGCTGGACTACGATGAAGTTGGGGCTTTACAGCAGCACAGTCACGAGTATTCTTTCCAAATTGACGAGTATTGGCATACTCTGGTTCGGTTCTAGCTTGGTGATTAATCAGACATTATCCATCGGTCAACTGCTGGCGTACAGTGGTATGAGTGGCAGCTTTCTTGGGTTTTTATCATCAGTAGTCGGGCTAATCGATCAATTTATCACTGCTCAAATTGTCGTTCAACGCTTGACAGAAGTGATAGATTCTACCCCAGAAGATGAAAATGACTTTAAAAAACCTTGGGCAGAAATTCCTGGGAACGCAGATATTATTTGTTCTCAAGTTAACTTTCATCATGCTGGTAGAACTGACCTGTTAGAAAATTTTTCTTTAATCATCCCTGGTGGTAAAGTAATAGCCTTAATCGGTCAATCGGGCTGTGGTAAAAGTTCCCTTGGCAAATTAATTACTGGTTTATATCAAGTCCAATCTGGTAATATTCGTTATGGTTTATATAACCAGCAAGACTTATCTTTAGAATGTTTGCGACAGCAAGTAGTATTAGTTCCCCAAGAACCTCATTTTTGGAGTCGTTCGATTGTGGAAAATTTTCACTTCAGTTATCCCAATATTAATTTTGAGCAGATAGTCAAAGCTTGTCAAATTGCTGGTGCAGATGAATTTATTAGTAAATTACCCGATAAATATCAAACTGTTTTAGGCGAATTTGGTGCAAATCTTTCTGGTGGACAAAGGCAGAGATTAGCTATAGCTAGAGCAATTGTGACTGACCCACCTATATTAATTTTAGATGAATCTACAGGCGCTCTTGACCCAGTAAGTGAAACTCAGGTTTTGGATAGATTACTTGCTCACCGTCAAGGTAAAACTACAATTATGATTAGCCACCGCCCTCAAGTTATCAAACGGGCTAATTGGATTGTTTTGCTTGAAAATGGACATATAAAAACTCAAGGAACTCCAGAAGAATTACGTCATATCCCTGGAGAGCATTTAAGCTTTATTGATGAGATTTATCCTTCTAATAATGGTTTAAAATCTTCTTTAGTTATTCGGAATTAG
- a CDS encoding beta/gamma crystallin-related protein gives MSNINNHGVDMNNDLLFQELSGEKAATIQGGYALELYQDANFQQPIFFTDSSYSYIGDTSNDQTSSIIINQGTWAFYTDADFQGTRITLGVGAYPYTGYLDVGNDTISSFYRLT, from the coding sequence ATGTCTAACATCAACAACCACGGAGTAGATATGAACAACGATCTACTTTTTCAAGAACTCAGCGGTGAAAAGGCTGCTACCATTCAGGGTGGTTATGCATTAGAACTTTACCAAGATGCCAACTTTCAGCAGCCAATCTTCTTTACAGATAGTAGCTACTCTTATATAGGTGACACGAGTAATGACCAAACATCCTCAATTATTATTAACCAAGGAACTTGGGCATTCTATACAGATGCAGACTTCCAGGGCACGAGAATTACTCTCGGCGTTGGAGCATATCCTTATACTGGATACCTTGATGTTGGTAACGACACAATCTCATCTTTCTACCGTTTAACGTAG